The Bremerella cremea sequence TTCGAGCGGCACGCTGGCGAACCATCCTCAAAGCAGTACCCGATATAGTCGTCATGCTGATTCTGCTGAGCAGTGGTCAGCAAGCGATCGATGAGTACCGGATCGCAGAAAGGAGTTTCTAGCGGGACACGCACGATCGAGCTAGAAGGGTACTCGACCGAAGCGTCAGCCAAGCGGGCCAGTGGGGTCTTTTTGCTACTAAAATAGCAGGGAATATCAAGCGGAATCAGACTACCCAATTCGCGATACTTGGGGGCATCGGGCATAACCACAACAATTCCGTCGACCAACTCAGCCTCCGAGACACGTCGAACAAGCCATTCGATCAGAGGTTTGGCGGCTAGTTTACGGCCAGCCAGTTTGCTGGGAGCAAGCCCACCGCTTTGCGGCTCTCCAGGTGCCAAGTTTAGCTGGTCATCGATCTGAACGATGGCGAGATGTTTCATCGCGTCAATCCTTTACTGCGGGAGGGAGGGCTAGGTCACGGCTCGTAACCAGAGGTAGTCCAGTTTCAGTGTATCGG is a genomic window containing:
- a CDS encoding cytidylyltransferase domain-containing protein, whose protein sequence is MKHLAIVQIDDQLNLAPGEPQSGGLAPSKLAGRKLAAKPLIEWLVRRVSEAELVDGIVVVMPDAPKYRELGSLIPLDIPCYFSSKKTPLARLADASVEYPSSSIVRVPLETPFCDPVLIDRLLTTAQQNQHDDYIGYCFEDGSPACRSNIGLFAEWIRSSALAKAAREVKSETDAYHINSSFLDYPELFQQERLPVPKSLDRNDLRFSVTNEEDWEELLAIVDILGTETPEWQDMVRVIDGQPPMRDRMANRNRAIA